One segment of Candidatus Micropelagos thuwalensis DNA contains the following:
- the ubiE gene encoding bifunctional demethylmenaquinone methyltransferase/2-methoxy-6-polyprenyl-1,4-benzoquinol methylase UbiE: protein MTEKTTTASFGREDVPIDEKQKRVHRVFESVADKYDVMNDLMSGGLHRVWKQHMVNSLALPNGNRDFHLLDVAGGTGDIAFKAAAQAGNGFAAIILDINEAMLQAGQARLEKKKNISHPEKINFTVGNAEALALPDGFFDAYTIAFGIRNVTHRDKALAEAYRVLKPGGRFLCLEFSHVADPILGRLYDRWSFNVIPKVGKLIAGDEEAYNYLVESIRRFPKPDNFSREIEAAGFSHVRHEKLSGGIVALHSAWRV, encoded by the coding sequence ATGACAGAGAAAACCACAACAGCATCCTTCGGTCGCGAAGACGTGCCAATAGATGAAAAACAAAAACGCGTGCATCGTGTTTTTGAAAGTGTTGCTGATAAATATGATGTGATGAATGATCTCATGTCGGGTGGCCTGCACCGCGTCTGGAAACAACATATGGTTAACAGCCTCGCTTTGCCCAACGGAAACCGCGACTTTCATCTACTGGATGTTGCGGGTGGCACGGGCGATATTGCTTTTAAAGCCGCCGCTCAAGCTGGAAACGGGTTTGCCGCTATCATTTTAGATATCAATGAAGCCATGTTACAAGCTGGGCAAGCACGGCTTGAGAAAAAGAAAAATATATCTCACCCAGAAAAAATTAATTTTACTGTCGGTAATGCCGAAGCACTTGCCTTACCTGATGGGTTCTTTGACGCTTACACAATTGCTTTCGGCATTAGAAACGTCACACATCGCGACAAGGCACTAGCGGAAGCCTATCGTGTATTAAAACCCGGCGGACGGTTTTTGTGTCTGGAGTTTAGCCATGTGGCCGATCCGATACTCGGAAGACTATATGACCGCTGGTCGTTTAACGTCATCCCCAAAGTCGGCAAGCTCATCGCCGGAGATGAAGAAGCTTATAATTATCTTGTTGAAAGCATCAGACGGTTTCCCAAGCCGGATAATTTCTCTCGTGAAATTGAAGCGGCTGGCTTCTCACATGTTCGGCATGAAAAGCTCTCCGGAGGTATTGTAGCCCTGCATAGTGCATGGCGGGTTTAA
- the mutM gene encoding bifunctional DNA-formamidopyrimidine glycosylase/DNA-(apurinic or apyrimidinic site) lyase: MPELPEVETVCRGLRAHIIGRRIVRAELRRPDLRFPFPHGLQEGLEGSTVKNITRRAKYILIELGNHQAGDKDDQIWLTHLGMTGRFTVYPTQSDKLVQGETGETARFYHTTHNQIGVHDHVHLWFDDRTELVYTDPRRFGYMDLMASTDMDESKHLRALGPEPIGDRFDADLLLEKLKNRRTPIKSALLDQRVVAGLGNIYVCEALYRSGISPRRLACHIGPVRTARLIRAIKNVLDEAITAGGSTLRDFAGAQGSAGYFQHNFDVYDREGEACLTSYCEGKVKRIVQSGRSSFYCSKCQR, from the coding sequence ATGCCAGAATTACCTGAAGTTGAGACAGTTTGCCGGGGATTGCGCGCACATATAATTGGTCGGCGTATTGTGCGTGCTGAGCTTCGGCGCCCCGATTTGCGCTTCCCTTTCCCTCATGGGTTGCAAGAAGGGTTGGAGGGCAGCACGGTTAAAAATATTACCCGGCGTGCTAAATATATTCTCATTGAACTCGGCAATCACCAAGCTGGTGATAAAGATGACCAAATCTGGCTAACCCATCTGGGCATGACCGGACGTTTTACGGTTTATCCGACCCAATCAGATAAACTTGTCCAGGGTGAAACCGGCGAAACGGCTCGTTTTTATCATACGACACATAATCAAATTGGCGTGCATGACCATGTGCATCTCTGGTTTGATGACCGGACGGAGCTTGTTTATACAGATCCGCGCCGGTTCGGCTACATGGATTTGATGGCATCGACTGATATGGATGAGTCAAAACATCTGCGCGCATTGGGGCCGGAGCCTATCGGTGATCGTTTTGATGCAGATTTGTTGCTGGAGAAGCTGAAAAATCGGCGGACACCCATTAAATCTGCCTTGTTGGATCAACGTGTCGTTGCCGGGCTGGGTAATATTTATGTGTGTGAGGCTTTATACCGTTCAGGCATTTCACCGCGAAGACTCGCTTGCCATATTGGCCCCGTTCGTACCGCGCGGCTTATTAGGGCCATCAAAAATGTTCTTGATGAAGCCATAACCGCAGGTGGTTCAACGTTAAGAGATTTTGCAGGTGCACAAGGGTCAGCGGGATATTTTCAGCATAATTTTGATGTTTACGACCGCGAGGGTGAGGCTTGTTTGACGTCTTATTGTGAGGGTAAAGTTAAAAGGATTGTGCAGTCCGGACGTTCCAGTTTTTATTGTTCGAAATGTCAAAGGTGA
- the rpsT gene encoding 30S ribosomal protein S20, with translation MANTKSAQKMVRKIAKRTEVNKARRSRMRSFIRSVEEAISAGNKSAAQEALKNAEPAIMRNGQKGILHKRAASRKVSRLSKRVAKLG, from the coding sequence ATGGCGAATACTAAATCTGCCCAAAAAATGGTTCGTAAAATTGCCAAACGTACCGAGGTAAACAAAGCCCGCCGTTCGCGCATGCGTAGTTTTATCCGTAGCGTTGAAGAAGCCATTTCCGCAGGCAATAAAAGCGCAGCCCAGGAAGCCCTGAAAAACGCTGAGCCGGCCATTATGAGAAATGGTCAAAAAGGCATCTTGCACAAACGGGCAGCGTCACGCAAAGTATCCCGTCTATCTAAGCGCGTTGCAAAACTCGGCTAA
- the dnaN gene encoding DNA polymerase III subunit beta yields MKVTIEQGALLKALEHVQSVVERRNTIPILSNVVLEAQNGALLLTATDLEIEIKESIEAEVAETGATTAPAHMLYDIVNKLPAGSQVNLSKDEAATQLSLNSGSSSFVLQSLPREDFPSLTLGDMPHAFALPAGDLLRLIDKTRFAISNEDTRHYLNGIYLHIVDEGGTSMLRAVATDGHRLAQAQCPQPVGANEMPAIIVPRKTVNELQKLLKNSSGEVSVQVSETKINFSHENMSLTSKLIDGKFPDYNRVIPSNNDKRLSVDAKAFVQCVDRVSAVSNERSRAVKLSLANDSLTFTVSNPESGSATDELGVGYNADALDIGFNARYLLDITGQLDGDMAVFELADSGSPTLIRDEQDSDALYVLMPMRV; encoded by the coding sequence ATGAAAGTAACAATTGAACAGGGCGCCCTCCTAAAAGCACTTGAACATGTCCAGAGTGTTGTGGAACGCAGAAATACCATCCCAATCCTGTCTAATGTTGTTCTGGAAGCTCAAAACGGGGCTTTGTTGCTAACCGCGACTGATCTTGAAATAGAAATAAAAGAGAGCATTGAGGCTGAAGTTGCCGAAACCGGTGCCACCACTGCTCCGGCGCATATGCTTTATGATATTGTCAATAAATTGCCAGCTGGCAGTCAGGTCAATCTCTCCAAAGATGAGGCTGCGACACAATTAAGTTTGAACTCTGGCAGCTCTTCCTTCGTTCTTCAAAGCCTACCCCGTGAGGATTTCCCTTCCCTGACATTAGGTGACATGCCGCATGCCTTCGCTCTGCCGGCGGGAGATTTGCTTAGGCTCATTGATAAAACCCGTTTTGCGATTTCAAATGAAGATACACGTCATTATCTCAACGGCATTTATCTTCACATTGTTGATGAGGGCGGGACATCCATGTTACGCGCCGTTGCCACTGATGGTCATAGGCTGGCGCAAGCACAATGCCCGCAACCTGTTGGGGCCAATGAAATGCCGGCGATTATTGTGCCGCGCAAAACGGTCAACGAGCTGCAAAAACTATTAAAAAATTCAAGTGGTGAAGTCTCGGTACAGGTTTCTGAAACCAAAATTAATTTCTCGCATGAGAATATGTCGCTAACGTCGAAACTCATTGACGGTAAGTTCCCGGATTATAACCGCGTTATTCCGTCTAATAATGACAAACGCCTTTCGGTTGATGCCAAAGCATTTGTGCAATGTGTGGATAGGGTATCTGCCGTTTCAAATGAACGATCACGCGCTGTTAAGCTCAGTCTGGCAAATGACTCACTGACCTTCACGGTTTCAAATCCTGAGAGTGGCAGTGCGACGGATGAATTAGGGGTTGGTTATAATGCCGACGCTCTCGATATCGGTTTTAATGCGCGTTATCTGCTAGATATTACTGGCCAGTTGGATGGAGATATGGCGGTTTTTGAATTAGCAGACTCCGGCTCGCCAACTCTTATTCGCGATGAGCAGGACTCCGACGCGCTTTATGTCCTCATGCCAATGCGGGTTTGA
- the ubiB gene encoding 2-polyprenylphenol 6-hydroxylase gives MRLVSFFKLIGFIRLVFAQDSLLPPDFKEKAPLWLKGLRKVFTFGARKFDQDSRGVELSKKLQSLGPTYIKLGQSLATRPDIVGLKLAKDLQFLQDSLPAFPMKVVEKLLIDELEQPVSELFDDFAPPVAAASIAQVHKAKLKDGTHVAVKILRPGIEQKLTTELSTFMFVAHLVEALIPSARRLRPVEGVRTLWDSVKLEIDLRMEAAALSEMRENTLKDAKFDVPEVIWEATAKRVVTMHWSDGTKASDLEALEAAGHNMQDLSIRLIQAFLTHALRDGFFHGDMHQGNLLICPDGTFVAIDLGIMGRLDPNSRRFLAEILYGFITRDYRRVAQTHFDAGYVPDSKSMEAFAQALRAIGEPIRGQDADSISMGRVLTQLFEVTEQFDMQTQPQLLLLQKTMVVVEGVARSFDPKLNIWDAADPVVSGWIKGELGPEAILKDAVDGVQRAAKSIGRLPDTLERVERNQEQLEKILSDKGFKIHYEDEKKNILKPWLLISSLALGGYLTYRIFQ, from the coding sequence ATGCGGCTTGTCAGTTTCTTCAAACTTATCGGTTTCATTCGGCTGGTGTTCGCACAAGACAGCTTGTTACCTCCTGATTTCAAAGAAAAGGCACCATTATGGCTGAAGGGGCTCCGCAAGGTTTTCACTTTTGGTGCTAGAAAATTTGACCAGGACTCACGCGGCGTTGAATTATCTAAAAAACTGCAATCACTCGGCCCTACTTACATAAAGCTCGGTCAGTCACTCGCAACCCGTCCCGATATTGTCGGCCTCAAGCTGGCAAAGGATTTACAATTCCTTCAAGACAGCCTGCCCGCCTTTCCGATGAAGGTTGTAGAGAAACTCCTAATTGACGAACTGGAACAACCTGTCAGTGAGTTGTTTGACGATTTTGCCCCCCCCGTTGCAGCCGCTTCAATTGCACAAGTGCATAAAGCCAAACTCAAAGACGGAACACATGTGGCGGTCAAAATATTGCGCCCGGGCATTGAACAAAAACTAACCACTGAATTATCGACCTTTATGTTTGTTGCCCATCTGGTGGAGGCTCTTATCCCATCAGCGAGACGCTTACGCCCGGTTGAGGGTGTCCGCACACTCTGGGATAGTGTGAAGCTTGAAATTGATTTGCGTATGGAGGCTGCGGCACTTTCTGAAATGCGTGAAAATACACTGAAGGATGCTAAATTTGATGTTCCGGAGGTGATATGGGAAGCCACAGCCAAACGGGTTGTGACCATGCACTGGTCAGATGGCACAAAAGCCTCAGATCTTGAAGCCCTAGAAGCCGCTGGGCATAATATGCAAGATCTTTCCATCAGGCTGATACAGGCCTTTTTGACCCACGCGCTCCGCGATGGGTTTTTCCATGGCGATATGCATCAAGGAAATTTACTGATTTGCCCCGACGGAACATTCGTAGCTATAGACCTCGGCATCATGGGACGACTTGACCCGAACAGTCGTCGTTTTCTGGCAGAAATTCTTTATGGCTTTATCACTCGAGACTATCGGCGCGTGGCACAAACCCATTTTGATGCGGGTTATGTACCGGATAGCAAAAGTATGGAGGCCTTCGCTCAGGCTCTGCGTGCCATTGGGGAACCCATTCGCGGGCAGGATGCCGACAGCATTTCCATGGGGCGGGTTTTAACCCAACTGTTTGAGGTCACCGAACAATTCGACATGCAGACCCAACCACAATTACTCCTCCTGCAAAAAACCATGGTTGTCGTGGAAGGCGTTGCTCGAAGTTTTGATCCCAAACTTAACATATGGGATGCGGCTGATCCCGTTGTCTCGGGCTGGATTAAAGGCGAATTGGGGCCTGAGGCAATTTTAAAAGACGCAGTAGACGGCGTGCAACGCGCTGCCAAATCTATCGGGCGGCTACCTGACACGTTGGAACGCGTTGAACGCAATCAGGAACAGCTTGAAAAAATTCTCTCCGATAAAGGGTTTAAAATTCATTATGAAGACGAGAAAAAAAATATTCTGAAGCCATGGTTGCTCATATCAAGTCTCGCTCTCGGCGGTTATTTGACTTATCGTATTTTCCAATAA
- the dnaA gene encoding chromosomal replication initiator protein DnaA — protein sequence MSEENTEQNRQGKTTDDLVIAKRQWERVRSRLRAELGEATFNSWFRHLEILKATATSITIQVPTKFIGSWIETNYLKRILGHWKKENDAISKINVSIQPAMHQPATQPETISRVVTDSRSSQPVQNTQVNHLPSEERGQDDVGAPLEPRYTFDNFVVGKSNEMAHAAARRITDGNPSYYKLHNPLFLYGGVGLGKTHLMHAIAWEIRRNDPSRRVIYTSAEKFMYQFIRALRYKDMMSFKQQFREVDVLMVDDIQFIAGKESTQEEFFHTFNALIDGNHQVIISADRSPSDLEGIEERIRSRLGWGLVADIHPTDYELRLGILQSKAETLMRNHKDAVVPEQVMEFLAQRVATNIRELEGALNRVVAFASFSGRPITLEMAKEILRDLLRASERRISIDQIQRKVADYYNVRMGDMLSARRSRAVARPRQIAMYLSKQLTTRSLPEIGRKFGGRDHTTVIHAVRKVESLRESDPSIEEDVDLLLRSLEA from the coding sequence ATGTCAGAAGAAAACACGGAGCAAAATCGTCAAGGTAAAACGACAGACGACCTCGTCATTGCCAAACGGCAGTGGGAGCGTGTCAGGTCGAGGTTGAGAGCCGAATTGGGGGAAGCTACTTTTAATAGTTGGTTCCGTCATCTTGAAATTTTGAAAGCCACAGCCACCTCAATTACGATTCAGGTGCCCACCAAGTTTATCGGCAGCTGGATTGAAACGAATTACCTGAAGCGCATTCTTGGCCATTGGAAAAAAGAGAATGATGCCATCAGTAAAATCAATGTAAGCATTCAACCTGCGATGCACCAACCTGCTACGCAACCTGAGACGATAAGCCGTGTGGTAACGGATAGCCGTTCCTCGCAGCCGGTCCAAAATACACAAGTCAACCATTTACCGTCGGAAGAGCGTGGCCAGGATGATGTCGGTGCGCCGCTGGAGCCAAGATATACTTTTGATAATTTTGTGGTCGGCAAATCCAATGAGATGGCTCATGCAGCAGCCCGTCGGATTACCGATGGAAATCCGTCATACTATAAACTGCATAACCCGCTTTTCCTTTATGGCGGCGTTGGTCTTGGTAAGACCCATTTGATGCACGCGATTGCCTGGGAAATTCGTCGTAATGACCCGAGCCGACGAGTGATTTACACATCTGCAGAAAAGTTTATGTACCAGTTCATCCGGGCGCTCAGATATAAAGACATGATGTCTTTTAAGCAGCAATTCCGTGAGGTTGATGTTTTGATGGTTGATGACATTCAGTTCATTGCTGGTAAGGAATCCACTCAAGAAGAGTTTTTCCATACTTTCAATGCATTAATTGACGGCAATCATCAGGTGATTATCTCGGCTGACAGATCGCCTTCAGACCTTGAGGGTATTGAGGAGCGCATTCGATCCCGACTGGGCTGGGGACTTGTCGCGGATATTCACCCGACAGATTATGAGTTAAGGCTGGGTATTTTGCAGTCCAAAGCTGAGACACTGATGCGTAATCATAAGGATGCTGTTGTTCCTGAGCAGGTGATGGAATTTCTTGCCCAGCGTGTTGCGACGAATATACGTGAACTGGAAGGCGCACTTAACAGAGTTGTTGCTTTCGCCTCCTTTAGTGGTCGTCCGATAACGCTTGAAATGGCAAAAGAAATTTTGCGTGATTTGTTGCGCGCGTCAGAACGTCGGATTTCCATTGATCAGATACAGCGCAAGGTGGCGGATTATTATAATGTCCGCATGGGGGATATGTTGTCGGCAAGGCGTTCACGCGCTGTCGCTCGTCCGCGTCAAATTGCTATGTATCTCTCTAAACAATTAACGACACGGTCTCTGCCTGAAATTGGTCGCAAATTTGGCGGGCGGGATCACACAACGGTCATTCATGCTGTTCGTAAAGTTGAGAGCTTACGTGAGTCCGACCCTTCAATTGAAGAAGATGTAGATCTGCTGTTACGCAGCCTTGAGGCATAA
- a CDS encoding rhodanese-like domain-containing protein gives MQGDVERKETVSFEFSILENSANGYDGDVTPHTAYEILSRDAAANLVDVRTSAEWTFVGIPDVSSIHQEAKFISWQMFPEMNLNADFINMLEAAIPDKTSPVLFLCRSGARSASAARVAKAHGYEASFNIAGGFEGDANREHHRGGVNGWKSDNLPWVQQ, from the coding sequence ATGCAGGGTGATGTCGAAAGGAAAGAAACAGTATCTTTCGAATTTTCGATTCTTGAAAACTCCGCCAACGGATATGACGGAGATGTCACGCCTCACACCGCTTATGAAATTCTCAGTCGTGACGCCGCCGCAAATTTGGTGGACGTTCGAACCTCAGCAGAATGGACTTTTGTCGGCATCCCTGATGTGTCCTCAATTCATCAGGAAGCAAAGTTCATCAGCTGGCAAATGTTTCCTGAGATGAATCTTAATGCTGATTTCATAAATATGCTGGAAGCTGCCATTCCGGACAAAACATCGCCCGTGCTGTTTTTGTGTCGCTCCGGCGCACGATCGGCTTCTGCTGCCAGAGTTGCAAAAGCTCATGGTTATGAAGCCAGTTTTAATATTGCCGGCGGTTTTGAGGGTGATGCTAACCGTGAACATCATAGAGGCGGTGTCAATGGGTGGAAGTCAGACAACCTCCCATGGGTTCAACAATGA
- a CDS encoding SCO family protein, with protein MSAKLRIFLLTAIALLALVLGYLVAALTRPTPPLNQAAPNFSLDGGFNLVDETGQLVTQDSYTGKFRLVYFGFTFCPDVCPMQLEVVSRALEIAKISPDWLTTLFITLDPERDRPEEMAIYTDTFHKNIIGLTGSLDQIQQAAKAYKVYFQKVSDPETTGGYTVDHSSIVFLMGPDNNYRQHFTHRDSAEDIAEKITTIIQVAHN; from the coding sequence TTGTCAGCTAAACTTAGAATATTCCTGCTTACGGCCATTGCACTCTTAGCGCTGGTTCTGGGTTATCTTGTTGCTGCTCTAACCCGTCCCACACCCCCGTTAAATCAGGCCGCACCAAACTTTTCACTTGATGGCGGATTTAATCTGGTTGATGAAACCGGACAGCTGGTAACACAAGACAGCTACACAGGGAAATTCAGGCTAGTTTACTTCGGCTTCACTTTTTGCCCAGATGTATGTCCGATGCAACTTGAAGTAGTAAGCCGTGCGCTCGAAATTGCAAAAATCTCACCCGATTGGCTGACGACGCTCTTTATTACGCTGGATCCCGAACGCGACAGACCCGAGGAAATGGCGATTTACACAGATACTTTTCACAAAAATATTATTGGTCTGACGGGGTCATTGGATCAAATTCAACAGGCGGCAAAAGCCTATAAGGTTTATTTCCAAAAAGTTTCAGATCCGGAAACCACCGGCGGTTATACCGTTGATCACAGTTCAATCGTCTTTCTGATGGGGCCAGATAATAATTACAGGCAACATTTTACACATCGCGACAGCGCCGAAGATATTGCCGAAAAAATCACGACAATCATTCAAGTAGCTCACAACTAG
- the recF gene encoding DNA replication/repair protein RecF (All proteins in this family for which functions are known are DNA-binding proteins that assist the filamentation of RecA onto DNA for the initiation of recombination or recombinational repair.), producing MLQTNHDLPDGTIKSAKRNVANNEKAKTFAPSIAELKLTDFRSHAKAHIVTSKGIVVLSGDNGVGKTNILEAISMLGPGRGLRTAKLSELARRDGANAWSVSALVRTQEEDIQIGVGIDPNADTRRLRIDGQNVKGFDRLTVMLPQLWLTPAMDRLFVDGASGRRKFLDRYALGLSPQHAKMSQDYERAMRERNRLLQEDPSADSWLDSLESNMAVSGVAIADARLTALDALAAGLQHSHDAFPEAEIALEGWMEAALRQDSALDVEDAFRLHLKKSRGLDASVGRTLEGPHRSDLVVRHKGKDMPASDCSTGEQKALLVGLVLAQARVMSGETGRVPLLLLDEVAAHLDGTRRAALIEVIENLGAQAWITGTDPAVFQQIAFTGTHLTFDGQLIKNA from the coding sequence ATGCTTCAAACTAATCATGACTTGCCAGATGGCACGATAAAAAGTGCTAAACGAAATGTGGCAAATAATGAAAAAGCTAAAACCTTTGCCCCTTCTATTGCTGAACTGAAGCTGACTGACTTTAGATCGCATGCTAAAGCCCATATTGTTACGAGCAAGGGTATTGTTGTTCTTTCCGGAGATAATGGGGTCGGCAAGACCAATATTCTTGAAGCAATTTCTATGCTCGGCCCAGGGCGAGGCTTGCGAACTGCAAAGCTATCTGAACTGGCGCGACGCGATGGTGCCAATGCGTGGTCAGTATCGGCACTGGTGCGTACACAGGAAGAAGATATTCAAATTGGTGTTGGAATTGACCCTAATGCCGATACGCGCCGACTGCGAATTGACGGGCAAAATGTTAAAGGGTTTGACCGTCTTACAGTGATGTTGCCGCAATTATGGCTTACACCGGCGATGGATAGGTTGTTTGTTGATGGCGCATCCGGGCGCCGCAAGTTTCTTGACCGTTATGCATTGGGTCTGTCGCCGCAACATGCGAAAATGTCTCAAGATTATGAACGTGCCATGCGGGAGCGTAATCGTCTCTTACAGGAGGATCCGTCTGCTGATAGCTGGCTTGACAGTTTGGAAAGTAATATGGCGGTGTCGGGCGTTGCGATTGCCGATGCCCGCCTAACTGCGTTGGATGCGTTGGCTGCAGGGTTACAGCATAGCCATGATGCCTTCCCCGAAGCTGAAATTGCACTTGAGGGCTGGATGGAAGCCGCCTTACGGCAGGACTCTGCGCTGGATGTTGAAGATGCTTTTCGTCTTCATTTGAAAAAATCGCGTGGGTTGGATGCTTCTGTTGGGCGAACGCTCGAAGGGCCGCATCGCAGTGATTTGGTTGTGCGTCATAAGGGTAAAGATATGCCTGCATCTGATTGCTCGACAGGTGAACAAAAAGCTCTTCTTGTCGGGCTGGTTTTGGCGCAAGCGCGCGTGATGTCTGGTGAGACTGGGCGGGTGCCGCTTTTATTGCTTGATGAAGTTGCCGCCCATCTGGACGGGACGCGCCGCGCCGCGCTTATTGAGGTGATTGAAAATCTGGGGGCGCAGGCCTGGATTACCGGAACCGATCCGGCGGTGTTTCAGCAGATTGCGTTTACTGGGACACATTTAACTTTTGACGGGCAGCTCATCAAGAACGCCTGA